AGTGCCGAGCGATGATAGTGCTCGCGTAAGCAAGCAGTTCCTGGGGACTATTCGCCATTGTCCACCCCCAGTTCTTGCTGCGACGCCGCTTGGGCGCTATCGCGCTTACGAGAAGCAATCTTCGCTTCGGCCTCTTTGATCTCGGCGGTCGCACGAACAAGGTTCAGCAACGTCAGGGCATCAACCTCGATCCGCTCACCCTTCAGGTCTTCAGGATTTTTCTTCTCCATAGCTGCCAGGCGACGGCGCGTCGCGCTGTCGAAGCTCTCAACTGCGCCGCGCAGGGCGGTCACCACAGACCCGACCACTTTCGGGGGCAGCGTGGGCCCGCGCATCGTGCTCCGCGTTACCTTGGCCTTCCCTTGCGCAACCGCTTTCTCGTACTCCCCTCGCAAGAATGCGCCTGCCTTCTCCCGGTACTTGCGCACAGCTTCGATAGCCACGTCGGCAGTCACGACCCCATCGCGTACCAGCTGATGCACATCCGGCTCGGCCGTCGCCAACAGCAGCATCTGCTCGACGCGGGCGGGCGTGACGAGCTGCTTCCTGGCGATATCGACGTTCGAGTGCCCGTTCCGGTGGAGACGCAAGTACCCCTCAGCAATCTTCAACGGCTTGAACTTCAGGCCATCGTTGCTCTTGAGCATCATATGGACCCGATCGGACTCGTTCCCACGGAAGGGCACGGTATCAACGAAAGGCAGCTCTGCACCCCGTTCGATGGCCAACAGGGCACCGCGCCGACGGCAATGCCCCTCGACAACAAGGATGCGCCCGTCGCCGTCCGTGCGAACAATCCAGGGCGGTACGAAGTTACCCGCCATATAGGACTGCGCGAATCCCTCGATATGGGCGATCACCTCGGGATCGTCATAGTCCCTCAGATTGAATCCCTCTTCCTCTTCCACCAAACGGGGATCGATGCGGTAGAGGTCGTTCTTCTTGACGCCAGGGATATTGGTGTCAGCGGCCATGCTTTTCAGGGACCGGGACTTTTCAGGTTGAGACGAAGCCATGATCACTCCTTTGTTGGGTCGGGCGAGGTTGCGATATGGACTATAGTACATGTTGCACGATCATTTTGCAAGACTATAATCCACATTAGATGCATTGATCATGCTCCATCCTTATTTTGCCGCGTCACCCACGGGTTGGCGCTCATTTTTTCGTCTCAAGGAATAGCCGTTCATGAGCAAGCCCGATCCCACCGCGACACGACTATCCCAGCACGATTTCAAGACTGAAGTAACAAAGCGCGGCTGGACGTATGCCGCGCTGAGTAAGCGTTGGGGCGTCTCAGCGAATTGGATTAGCAAGCTTTCCCGGGACACCGACCGGGCGATGCACTGGGATGACGCCGTGCGTGGCCTGCCGTATGTCACCGAGAAGGCTGGACCATAATCATTTCGTTTCATCTTATAAAAGTGGCGTATAATCCACATAAAAATCGAAGGAGCACGCCATGCATGTTCGCTTTGGCACGGACGCCGGGGCGCGAAGTCGCGGTCAAAGCCAACCCATCACATGGGACAGCACAAAGGTAGTGAACGGTCACTGCCTCATCGTCGGGATGTCTGGCGCCGGAAAAACTCACCGGCTCCGTGACCTGATTCGACAGATGCAAGACACTTGCGGCGGGAAACCGCTGCGGGTCCACGTATTCGATGTGCATGGCGATATCGAGCTGCCCCAGGCCAGCAGCGTCATGTTCAGCGAACAGACTTCTTACGGCATGAATCCGCTGCGGGTTAATCCTGATCCGCACTATGGCGGCGTGCGCAAGCGCGTCCAGGGCTTCATCGCCACGGTAAATCGCGTCATGCGGGCTCTCGGCCCCAAGCAAGAGGCCGCGCTTCGCAACATCCTCTACGACTTGTACGCCCGGCACGGTTTCAAGCACGACGATCCCAGCACCTGGGTCATCGATGAGGGTAAGGCCCAACTCGTTTCAGATGGGTCCGACGGCAAGCTGTACATTGATGTGCCCCTAGCGGAAATCCCTGATGCCAAGGCACTGGGTGCCGAATGGTGCCCAACGCAGCGCTGCTTGCGCGTTGCCACGGACCAGTACACCGGAGCCATCACACGATGGCCCCCAAAGATCGCCGCGCAAACGCACCCCGCGATTAGCGATGCCCTGCGCATGGCACGCCACATCCTCCAGATGAGTTTCCTGGGTACTGGGGTGGAGGCAATCACCAAGCTGGAAATTGCGAACAAAGCCGCCGCTGCGTACCAACGCAAACGCATGGAGGCGCTGCGTCGCGGCGACAAGTCATTCGCGGACGAGAAGCTAGAGGCGGATCTCACGAAGGCCAAGACGAAGGCGATCGAGGCCTATAGCGCTTATGCGGAAGCCATCATGACCGGGAACGAGCTCACCGATGTCATGAAGTACGACTCCACTGACGTACTGAAATCCGTCGTTG
This genomic interval from Bordetella flabilis contains the following:
- a CDS encoding transcriptional regulator, translating into MSKPDPTATRLSQHDFKTEVTKRGWTYAALSKRWGVSANWISKLSRDTDRAMHWDDAVRGLPYVTEKAGP
- a CDS encoding helicase HerA domain-containing protein; this encodes MHVRFGTDAGARSRGQSQPITWDSTKVVNGHCLIVGMSGAGKTHRLRDLIRQMQDTCGGKPLRVHVFDVHGDIELPQASSVMFSEQTSYGMNPLRVNPDPHYGGVRKRVQGFIATVNRVMRALGPKQEAALRNILYDLYARHGFKHDDPSTWVIDEGKAQLVSDGSDGKLYIDVPLAEIPDAKALGAEWCPTQRCLRVATDQYTGAITRWPPKIAAQTHPAISDALRMARHILQMSFLGTGVEAITKLEIANKAAAAYQRKRMEALRRGDKSFADEKLEADLTKAKTKAIEAYSAYAEAIMTGNELTDVMKYDSTDVLKSVVDRLENLNAIGVFKAQQPPFDPDNQVWRYNIKALSMEERKLFVLFRLEELFAQAVQRGEQDDIVEVVVLDEAHIYADDDPENIINTIAKEARKFGMALICASQSPTHFPEDFISSVSTKIILGIDESYWRGSIAKMRVTEEALAWIKLRKSMLVQMKRSGETRNEWLWTYLEQSPQN